TCTGCGAAAATTCAACCTCCGGCGAGTCGGTTGCTGCTAGCGAACTTAAATGCGTCTTTGTTTATACCGAAACTATAGTTTTTCCATTAAAACCAAAACGCAGTTTTTATTGCTATATGGTTGTCTAAATTAATGTTGGAGAGACGTGTATCGATATACTATTTCACAAAGTCCggtaaatgtacatttttaaaaaggattaaTTTGGTTTTCAGGAAGTAGTCTGTGCCGGGGCTTGATTAGGGCGCCATTTTCTTGCGCGTTTGCTTGGGCCCGGCCTACTTCATTGAACCATTTTAACTGTTTTAACCCACATAGTCACCTACGTGTAAAACGCGCAGTTTAATAGACATTGTGTCTGAAATTCACAATGGTTTTTTTTGCACTTTCAGATTCAGGCTACGGTGGCGCCCAAAGGTAATTATTTACTTACTCtgagctatatatatatatatatatatatttttttaatgttaattcCCTGAGCTGAATTTGAAGGTATTTCTGTTTGCAGCTACGGGTCATATGGAGGTCAGCAGAGTGGACAGGTATATTTTCCAAAAAGCCCATAACTTGTTTAATGAAGTCACTGTAAGACAGCATATGTGGTTATAACAGTTTTACTGTTATTACAGGGTTATGGACAAGGAAATGGTGGGGGCAGCGCTTCATATGGAGGACAGAGTTATGGTGGCTATGGTCAACAAGGAGGAGCGCAAGGTTCAGGTAATGCAGTTTATTGTATAGCAGATCTCTGCGTTTCTCACCATTACTCTACAAATAGGATACATCGTTTGAGGCATTAAGTATTAAAAATTTAATTGAAGGGTGACTTTTCTCATCTAATTTGTTTTCAGAGGGTTATAGCCAGCCCCCTCAACAAAGCTACGGCAACTATGGACAGGACTCATCTGGGTAAGTTGGTTGGACTGACTCAACAGATTTTGCATCTGCTGAATTTATGTATTGTTAAATCTTGGTCAACTGTTTTAATATCCTCTTTTCTTTAACAAAGGTACAGCGACAAGTCGTCTTCTTATGGCGAGCAAGGATCTGGATCTTATGGTGGGCAGAGTCAAGGAGGTGGAGGGTATGGGCAGCAGAGCTCCTACAGTGGACAGGGTGGTGGCTATGGCGGAGGCCAGgggcaaggaggaggaggaggaggaggaggaggaggtggtggtggtggtagtagtagtagtagtagcagcagcagctatGGCCAGCAGAGCTCCTATGGTGGACAGGGCAGTGGTGGATTTGATGGTGGCCAGGCTCAAGGAGGTGGAGGCGGTGGCTATGGAAGGTGGAGTGAAGGTATCCATGAAAAGAGTCTGAATCATTAGCATTGTTAGTTGTAGTCTGAATTTTGTGTTATCAAACCCCTCCGTTTACACTTGATGGCACTTTTGTTCCATCAGGTGAAAGTGGCGGTCAGGGCGGAAGGTTTGGCCGCGATGGTGGAGACCGCTCAGAAGGAGGTGGCTTTAGAGGCAGAGGCCGTGGTGGCTTCGAACGTGGAGGCTATGACCGCAGTGGTGGCTTTGACCGTGGGGGCTTTGACCGTGGTGGTTACGATCGTGGCGGCAGAGGTGGACCTCCTGGTATGGGGTAAGTTGCACAGTGCCACTACCCCCCAGGTATCTCTATTGTATTTGTATAAGTAGTAAATTGTAGTACATTGTTGCTTAACACATTACCTCTCAACTACAAAACAATCCATGTAGATGGATTTCAACCATCTTATCAGCTTAGTGCTCCAGATCCCCAAGTACTGGTCATTTCTATTTACTCCCCCCTCCCATTTGTGATTCATCAAATGTTCTCTTTCCCATTATCTGCTTTGTGCTTCAGGTAAtgattattaaatgaaatgctTGTGTAGAAACTGTTCAGGTGAAATGCTTAGTGCCTGGTATAGTAATGTATGACTAGCTCAGTGAAGGTCACATTTAGTCTTTATTTGAAAGAGTAGATGTTGATATCAACCCAGATAGGGGCAGCAAGACACCAGTGACCTGCAttacaaactgtattttaaGTTCTGGAAGGTTTTGTCCAGTCTAAAACAGTGGTACAAAATATTCGAAAGGGGTTTTTGGTAAGTGCCAGAAGCTAGtatttttggaaacatttttgcATGACTTAACTGTGTTGTGCTGAGTTGTAACAAAGTATCTTAAGACAAACTGGTCTGATTCATGTCCAATATATATAGAATCTTGTTTCATTCAGATCTACCTACAGTCCTTTTGGATCCTAATTAATAGTACATTTACATTCAGTTTGCCATATGCAATTTAGGTACCTAGGGAATGCTAGCTGATGGCATGGAGTCATTGAGTTTGCAGCTACTCTCCCAGCTCTGAGTAAGCATGTGGCACCAGTGAGAATGAGCAGAACGTTGTGCAAAGCAGCACTAAAGAagaattttaaagttttttttgtttttttttatataaggcAGCACTATTTCTGACAAGTCTGTCTTTAGCATTTCAGCAGTTTGATGCAAGACGAATATTACCTAAAGCAGAATGACATTGTTTCTATAAAAAAGTAGAGTTGAGCCTCTATCCCCCAAAAAATTCTTCCATTTCACTATTATTTTCAGTCTCTTAATGAAATTCCaaattttcacattaaaatttAAGAAGTCTATTGGCTCAGATTATGTGACGATGCACTGGTTTCAAACACAAGAAAACCACTAGATGGACTACGAAAAGGGATGTAGCTAATagacaaaacaaatattctGTTGTACATAAATCTGAtattgtaaacattttaatacctGATGATATTACAGGATTACTTTATGTTGTGGTAAATCTCCAGGCCAGTTTGTTCTAATGCTGCTTTATGGAAACCAGGTAAAAAGttcttggtttaaaaaaaaaaaaaaaaaatctttacattGGAGACTCATCAGTTACTTACATTCAACCAGATAATTCAATTATTGTGTATTTGACAATGGTCAGCGTGTTTACTGTGTTAACATGGATCTACATTTTATACTACAGGTTTTCAAAGTGAATGAACTAAAACTGGGACCTCAGTTAAAGGATCTTTATACAATGAAATCGTTGGAAGATTGCTCATTGGTTGCTGCACTCCTTTGCACCAATCTGGTTTCTCATTTGAACACAAATTCAGCTGGTTTTCCAGCTTTTGGTATCCAATCTGGCTTTCAAAAAACCAAACTGTTTGTAAACGGTGACGCACTGACTTGTGATTATCTACACTCGTCTGCCAGGATGTTCAGTCAGAACTTCCTGGTCATCTGTGTATTGATCTGTAATGCCAAAGACTAACTCATTCATCGTGTGAGACGTTTCCACCGTAGTCACACACCCTGGCAGGAGTGCAAACTGGTGTGGATGTAGGGGAGCTTTGAGCTCTCGGTTGGAACAAAGGAAAAGCCATCATATCTTCAATTTTTTCCTCTGCAGAGGTGGTGACCGTGGTGGCTACAAAAATTTCGGTGGTAAGTGACGAGCATCAGAACTGTGTCGGTGGGGGAGGAGAGAACTTGAGttagtaaaaacagaaaagggggttaaagaaaaaaaaaaaaaaactcaatgaATGCCACCACTCTCATGTCCAGATTCCCAAGGAACTCCACCTAGAGCTATTTCTCATAAAATGACTTCAGATGTGGTAAAGAACTTTAGTTAGAGAACTTGGAGTTGTAAAATAATGGTAAAACTGCATGAAGACGGGGATGATTGTAAATGAAAAGGTGTTCCAAGGACCAAGAAGGGTAAACCTAAACGGGAGACATTTGTGGTGGTTTTTATTTCTGGTATAAGCTCAAAGAAAACGAGCACTTCTGTTCTTGTTGCAAGGTAATGGTATTGGTGATGCAACGGTATGAAAACTCATCAGTACAGCTGTAAACATGGCCTTTTGTTAAAATTATCACTAAACGTTGGTAGGGCTGATGTTTGTGTTAAACTCCATAGGTTTGGTTTTTAAGAAATTTTTTTCCCTAAAGTGTTCTTCTTCTATCCGCTTCTCTGTTACGTAGGCTCTCGAGATTACGGCTCAAGGGATGAATCAGGTGGGGGCTTTTTCCTTCAAATTTTGAATTTGAGTATTTGTACTGCTCAACCAAGTCTCTCTGTATTTGGGTATTTCTGACGTACTTTCCTCTTCCTCCACAGCTGGAGAGCAGGATAACTCTGACAACAACACCATTTTCGTACAGGGACTTGGAGAAGATGCGACTGTTCAAGAAGTTGGGGACTACTTCAAGCAGATTGGCATCATCAAGGTATGGAGCTGGTGTGGTTGCCTTTGCTTTTATGGAACTAATTTGAAGTTTTTCCCCTAATTAAGCCAGGAACTGAGACTACATGGTGCAAAACACAGATTATGCTAATGCTTTTATTCGTTTTAGGTGAATAAGAAGACCGGCTTGCCAATGATCAATATCTACTCTGACAAGGCCACCGGCCAACCAAAAGGAGAAGCTACCGTGTCCTTTGATGACCCTCCGTCGGCTAAAGCTGCTATTGATTGGTTTGATGGTAGGGATACTCATTTTGTTCAGCTTCTTTCCATGTTTAGCTTCTTACATGTTGTGCTTGGACTTTTAGGAAAGGAGTTCAAGGGGAAGCCCATCAAAGTCTCATTTGCCACTCGCAGAGCTGAGTTTACCCAAAGAGGAGGGTTCAGAGGTGGCCGAGGAGGTGGGTGCTGATCAGGTTTTGCAAGAAAGTATTTTATAATGCTGTTGATGTTTTGCTATTGACCAGCTGGGTTTGTCTGTTTAGGATTCAGAGGTCGTGGTGGCGGTGGCGGCGgcggtggaggaggaggaggaggaggaggacccaACTTCGACATAAAGGGAGGTGACTGGCCTTGTCCCAACAGGTCAGTTTCTTCATTAGCATTGTTTTATTACAGGAATGGTGATCACTATTGTTGAATGTGATgattaatattcaaattttctaccaacagctcctgtggtaACATGAATTTTGCAAGGCGGCAGGAGTGTAACAAGTGTGGTGCACCCAAACCAGGGGATGCTGGATTTGGAGGAGGAGGTTTGTGGGACTTTTTGGGaaatggggagaaaaaaaaaaaaatgtaaagacataactacatttctttaaataagtAACTTATTAGTGTGTTATGTTTAACTCTGTTCAGATCGTGGAGGCAGAGGGGGTTTTGGTGGTGACCGAGGTGGCGGCTTTAGGGGCCGCGGTGGTTTCCGTGGCGGAGACCGCGGAGGCTTTGGAGGAGGCGATAGAGGTTTTGGAAGCGGTTACAAAATGGGAGGAAGGTAGGTTAAAGGATCTCCAGTTTAATTTCAGGAAAGCGGCATTATCTTGATGTAGCTTTGTTGTGTGACCAGTAGATGGCAGTCTGATTTAAGGACTGGAGACATCATTTCAAAAGGTGTTTCTGTATTTTGACTTTTTGGATTAATTTTCACCTGTAATATCTGCTAACAGGAAATCAAATTCATGAagacatttttatataaaattgcTGAAAAGTTTGATCATACAGTAAATGGTTTGAaggaaattaattttcaaatgtttttttggccTTCATGACCTCAATAAAGGACATTCTTCAACAATATCTAAATTTATGTGGATTTGGAGAAATAATGACATAAAACTGTCTGAACTATGAAGCACTCATGTAAAACCTCATGGCATTGCTGAATGTCTGGTTCATTGGAAAGATGGATTATATCCTTGAGGTCCAAAATGCAAGGTTGATGTCACGTctcctttttatttaattgctgctTCAATGACATGAGTGAATGCCTGTTTATGAATTCAGCTCATGGAACATCCTCCGtcctttctcctcaggggtgaCCGACGAGACGACAGAAGAGATCGGCCATACTAGGAGTTGAAAGAAACCATTCCAGCCCTTGTCTTTGCCATGGAGGGGGTCTAGTGTGGGGAAAATTGTGGGCTGGGGGAGGAGTAATAAATTCATTAGTCTTTTTAGCTTGTTCATCCTAAGTATTACTGTTCATCTGTGATTGGAGGATGCATTGAGCTATGGTGAAGAGGTTTGGGGGCTGATTGGCACTGTTGGCATGTTGtcacgttttgttttttatttctgtacatgttttgttttgtttttttgttttttttgtttttttctttgaccaTAGATGAAGATGGTTTGAGGTagactgtctttttttttttttttttttgtatgaatggaataaaatgttttacctaTGTTCTTTCTGTGACTTATTTTTCCCCAGTATCTTGTTAAACTGGTTGTTTGGTCAGTGCTCTTGAGTTTGTTCAAATGCATCTAAATAAGCTAGAAAACCAAAGTTAATTTAgtacttaaaataaaactgttgaaGTGGTACACGGGAGTCGATGCAAAGGGATATTTCAAGTCCTCACTTTGATATTCCCATATAGCTAATGAACGTTTGAAAGAAGCTGGTGGTTTAGTGTTGTAGTCAAGTATATTAATAGATATTTGATTGGAAGGACAAAGTTTGGGTCAAACCTGAAACAACCAAAGTCTTTAGAGAAGTTAATGCAACTCCTGTTCAAGAGTTTCGGGTAGATTTACAAAGTGTGACCAGTGTCTGGAAACCATTACTACACAGATGTGTCCAGAACATGGGTTTTGTTAAGCCACTCCAGGTCCATAGAATATGTTGGCAAAGGAGAGAACTAACTGGATCTGTTTAGTGGTCCAAATTACTTTTATAGatagtaaattttgcatttcatttggaaatggaGGTCACAAAGTGGAGGGAGAGTGAAGAGACTGAATGTTACTTGAAGTCCAGGGTGAAGtttccatgtttttatttttattttattcagtccAGCTATTAACCAGAAAGTTTACTATGTGATTTCTTCTGCTAGCAAACGTTAGAGAGCTAGTCCCTGGATACGGCCATAAGTACCaaacctgctttaatgaccatagATGAATGTGCTCGACTGACCAAAAACTCACCAGAGAATCTTTAAGATGACCCAACTATGACTGGTATAAAAAACCAGAGCTACAGGGTGAGGCCGCAAAGGAGCCCTGAcaaagtactgagtgcatatacaggtccttctcaaaatattagcatattgtgataaagttcattattttccataatgtcatgaaaatttaacattcatatattttagattcattgcacactaactgaaatatttcaggtcttttattgtcttaatacagatgattttggcatacagctcatgaaaacccaaaattcctatctcacaaaattagcatatttcatccgaccaataaaagaaaagtgtttttaatacaaaaaacgtcaaccttcaaataattatgtacagttatgcactcaatacttggtcgggaatcctttggcagaaatgactgcttcaatgcggcgtggcatggaggcaatcagcctgtggcactgctgaggtcttatggaggcccaggatgcttcgatagcggcctttagctcatccagagtgttgggtcttgagtctctcaacactATTCAGTAggacaatatcccacagattctctgtggggatcaggtcaggagagttggcaggccaattgagcacagtgataccatggtcagtaaaccatttaccagtggttttggcactgtgagcaggtgccaggtcgtgctgaaaaatgaaatcttcatctccataaagcttttcagcagatggaagcatgaagtgctccaaaatctcctgatagctagctgcattgaccctgcccttgataaaacacagtggaccaacaccagcagctgacacggcaccccagaccatcactgactgtgggtacttgacactggacttctggcattttggcatttccttctccccagtcttcctccagactctggcacctttatttccgaatgacatgcagaatttgctttcatccgaaaaaagtactttggaccactgagcaacagtccagtgctgcttctctgtagcccaggtcaggcgcttctgccgctgtttctggttcaaaagtggcttgacctggggaatgcggcacctgtagcccatttcctgcacacgcctgtgcacggtggctctggatgtttctactccagactcagtccactgcttccgcaggtcccccaaggtctggaatcggcccttctccacaatcttcctcagggtccggtcacctcttctcgttgtgcagcgttttctgccacactttttccttctcacagacttcccactgaggtgccttgatacagcactctgggaacagcctatttgttcagaaacttctttctgtgtcttaccctcttgcttgagggtgtcaatagtggccttctggacagcagtcaggtcggcagtcttacccatgattggggttttgagtgatgaaccaggctgggagttttaaaggcctcaggaatcttttgcaggtgtttagagttaactcgttgattcagatgattaggttcatagctcgtttagagacccttttaatgatatgctaattttgtgagataggaattttgggttttcatgagctgtatgccaaaatcatccgtattaagacaataaaagacctgaaatatttcagttagtgtgcaatgaatctaaaatatatgaatgttaaattttcatcatgacattatggaaaataatgaactttatcacaatatgctaatattttgagaaggacctgtactgtggAGTACATAAACTTAAGACTGGGGTTTCTGTCTTCAAAATCCTTTTCCTGGTCCGGTTTAAAGTTATAATTGTCTTCAAAGcgtatttttagattttctttagctgtaaacgcacttgtaaaaagtatttttgcatAGCAAACCCAGTTTGAATGGCTGCACACCTTTTAAAGCAGCCGGTGTGTTCGTTTGCTCCTCCTGGTATCAGAGGGGCGGcgctcttcctcctcctgcagctttCAGAGCGACTGTCAGGGATGCAGGTCATCTGTGGGAGCTCTCTGGGACTGACAGTATATTTAACCATGAGCAGACCAGCGGTCGCTGTGCAGAAATGCGCGCTGTGCTGACGGTGTGCTCATCCCGCCATGAACCGCCGACCTCCGGGGGGAACATGA
This genomic window from Girardinichthys multiradiatus isolate DD_20200921_A chromosome 18, DD_fGirMul_XY1, whole genome shotgun sequence contains:
- the taf15 gene encoding TATA-binding protein-associated factor 2N isoform X1, producing the protein MATDSGYGGAQSYGSYGGQQSGQGYGQGNGGGSASYGGQSYGGYGQQGGAQGSEGYSQPPQQSYGNYGQDSSGYSDKSSSYGEQGSGSYGGQSQGGGGYGQQSSYSGQGGGYGGGQGQGGGGGGGGGGGGGGSSSSSSSSSYGQQSSYGGQGSGGFDGGQAQGGGGGGYGRWSEGESGGQGGRFGRDGGDRSEGGGFRGRGRGGFERGGYDRSGGFDRGGFDRGGYDRGGRGGPPGMGGGDRGGYKNFGGSRDYGSRDESAGEQDNSDNNTIFVQGLGEDATVQEVGDYFKQIGIIKVNKKTGLPMINIYSDKATGQPKGEATVSFDDPPSAKAAIDWFDGKEFKGKPIKVSFATRRAEFTQRGGFRGGRGGFRGRGGGGGGGGGGGGGGGPNFDIKGGDWPCPNSSCGNMNFARRQECNKCGAPKPGDAGFGGGDRGGRGGFGGDRGGGFRGRGGFRGGDRGGFGGGDRGFGSGYKMGGRGDRRDDRRDRPY
- the taf15 gene encoding TATA-binding protein-associated factor 2N isoform X2, producing the protein MEVSRVDRVMDKEMVGAALHMEDRVMVAMVNKEERKVQRVIASPLNKATATMDRTHLGTATSRLLMASKDLDLMVGRVKEVEGMGSRAPTVDRVVAMAEARGKEEEEEEEEEVVVVVVVVVVAAAAMASRAPMVDRAVVDLMVARLKEVEAVAMEGGVKVKVAVRAEGLAAMVETAQKEVALEAEAVVASNVEAMTAVVALTVGALTVVVTIVAAEVDLLVWGSRDYGSRDESAGEQDNSDNNTIFVQGLGEDATVQEVGDYFKQIGIIKVNKKTGLPMINIYSDKATGQPKGEATVSFDDPPSAKAAIDWFDGKEFKGKPIKVSFATRRAEFTQRGGFRGGRGGFRGRGGGGGGGGGGGGGGGPNFDIKGGDWPCPNSSCGNMNFARRQECNKCGAPKPGDAGFGGGDRGGRGGFGGDRGGGFRGRGGFRGGDRGGFGGGDRGFGSGYKMGGRGDRRDDRRDRPY